One Melanotaenia boesemani isolate fMelBoe1 chromosome 8, fMelBoe1.pri, whole genome shotgun sequence DNA segment encodes these proteins:
- the LOC121645286 gene encoding cAMP-dependent protein kinase inhibitor alpha-like yields the protein MSDVEATYADFIASGRTGRRNAMHDILQSPTDPEGRELPLTLSLSQLHINTGGGDGDDIEDSQISSASSQREAEQRNS from the exons ATGTCTGATGTTGAGGCCACATACGCAGACTTCATCGCCTCTGGCAGGACGGGACGCAGGAACGCCATGCAtgacatcctgcagagtccCACCGACCCCGAGGGGCGAGAGCTGCCCCTCACCCTGTCTCTGTCCCAGCTGCACATCAACACAGGAGGGGGAG ATGGAGACGACATTGAGGACAGCCAGATCTCCTCCGCTTCATCCCAGAGGGAAGCAGAGCAGAGGAACAGCTAA